The genomic stretch TTTTTGTGTCAGTCCTAATGTTGTTAGCGCTATGATAGCATCTTGGTCTATTTTGTTTTCTTCTTGTTTAAATGATGTTGATACAATAGTACTGTCTGAATAGCTCAACTTTTGAGCTATATCTGCCAGTTCTAGTATCAGTCTTTGAGCAGCCTTAGCACCAATCCCTTTTATAGAGGTAAGTAATGGTGTGTTTTTAGCTAAAATGGCTTTATGTAATTCTGTTGGTGTAAGAGACGATAAAATTGTTAAACCCGTTTTGGGTCCAATACTGCTAATAGAAATAAGACGCAACCACCATGCTTTCTCTTCCATGGTATAAAATCCATATAGCGTGTATATTTCACTTTTTACATGCATAGCCGTTAAAAAAGTTGCATGATTTAATGCTTTGACCTGCTCAAAAGTATGTAAGGAAATATGTAATTCATAGCCAATACCTCCTACGTCTAAAATTACAGAAGTGGGTTCTTTGTGTAACAAGGTTCCTGTTAGTTGAGCTATCATAGTTTTATAATTTATAAACAACTGTATGCGTTCATGTGGAAGGAATATCGGAAAAACCTAGCACATTTGGGGTAAAAGCTGCATGTTTTATACAATTTTTCAAAAATTGCTAAAAATAAATAGGTTATACAGAAAAAGGCATTTCTA from Cardinium endosymbiont of Culicoides punctatus encodes the following:
- the ruvA gene encoding Holliday junction branch migration protein RuvA, which translates into the protein MIAQLTGTLLHKEPTSVILDVGGIGYELHISLHTFEQVKALNHATFLTAMHVKSEIYTLYGFYTMEEKAWWLRLISISSIGPKTGLTILSSLTPTELHKAILAKNTPLLTSIKGIGAKAAQRLILELADIAQKLSYSDSTIVSTSFKQEENKIDQDAIIALTTLGLTQKVAEKAISTVREKTTVPLTLEELIKRALQPA